Proteins encoded together in one Neobacillus sp. FSL H8-0543 window:
- a CDS encoding carbohydrate ABC transporter permease — protein sequence MKLSRRFKIIVYTILVIFSLYFLFPFIWALITSLKSESEVFSYPPRFIPDSFLVSNFIDAWNSQPFGTYFKNSMIVTVLTTIGQVISCSLVAYGFARYDFKYKNILFILLLSTMMIPWDVTMIPLYMEFNLFGWINTLKPLIVPAFFGSAYNIFLLRQFLMNIPKDLENAARIDGANEFQIFYKIFLPIMKAPLTLIAVLNIILVWNDYLGPLIYLNDQAKYTMALGLASFQGVHELQIIPIMAMTLVMIIPPVIVFAFAQKYIVEGISGSIK from the coding sequence ATGAAGCTTTCAAGGAGATTTAAAATCATCGTTTATACCATTCTTGTTATTTTTTCACTTTACTTCTTATTTCCTTTTATCTGGGCGTTAATCACTTCACTCAAGTCTGAATCGGAAGTTTTTAGTTACCCGCCAAGATTTATCCCTGATTCCTTCTTAGTTAGTAATTTCATTGATGCCTGGAATAGCCAGCCTTTTGGAACGTATTTTAAGAACTCGATGATTGTAACAGTGCTAACGACAATCGGCCAGGTTATTTCCTGTTCTTTAGTTGCCTATGGCTTTGCCAGGTACGACTTTAAATACAAGAATATTCTCTTTATCCTGCTCCTATCAACCATGATGATTCCATGGGATGTTACGATGATTCCACTTTATATGGAGTTTAACTTGTTTGGCTGGATCAATACATTAAAGCCATTAATCGTTCCTGCCTTCTTTGGTTCTGCATACAATATCTTTTTGTTACGGCAGTTTTTAATGAATATTCCAAAGGATTTAGAGAATGCGGCCAGAATTGATGGAGCCAATGAGTTCCAAATTTTTTATAAAATTTTCCTTCCTATAATGAAGGCACCTTTAACATTGATTGCCGTATTAAATATCATTTTGGTGTGGAATGACTACTTAGGTCCACTTATTTATTTAAATGATCAAGCTAAATATACGATGGCACTTGGTTTAGCATCCTTCCAAGGAGTCCATGAGCTGCAAATTATCCCAATTATGGCAATGACACTCGTCATGATCATTCCGCCAGTCATTGTTTTTGCGTTTGCGCAGAAATATATTGTTGAGGGAATTAGCGGCTCAATTAAGTAA
- a CDS encoding sugar ABC transporter permease → MFTKKKKQQKFTLVRKRVPYLFILPWIIGFLVFTLGPLAFSLVMSLFDWPIAGEAKFIGIDNFTKMFTADPQFYNSLGITLKFALIFVPLNLFVALVLALLITQPVKGIKIFRTIFYLPAVVSGVAVSIIWGWMFNTEYGVLNYILSLLGIEGPSWLIDPTWAIFIIVIASAWGVGTMMLIFYTDIKGIPKEMYEAASIDGAGPIRQFISITIPTITPTILFNVITSVIAALQQLTLVLLLTGGGPLKSTYFYGLFVYNNAFKHHELGYASANAWFMFIIILLLTLLIFKSSSAWVFYEAEVKRERKGGKK, encoded by the coding sequence ATGTTTACTAAAAAGAAAAAACAACAGAAATTCACATTAGTCCGTAAAAGAGTGCCATATTTATTTATCTTGCCTTGGATCATTGGGTTTCTAGTGTTTACATTGGGGCCTTTAGCTTTTTCATTAGTGATGAGTTTGTTTGATTGGCCTATTGCAGGTGAAGCGAAGTTTATCGGAATAGACAACTTTACTAAGATGTTTACAGCTGACCCTCAGTTCTATAATTCTCTGGGAATCACGTTAAAGTTTGCGTTAATCTTTGTTCCATTAAACCTCTTCGTTGCCTTGGTGCTCGCACTTCTTATTACACAGCCAGTCAAAGGGATTAAGATATTCAGGACGATCTTTTATTTACCGGCAGTTGTATCGGGCGTTGCAGTGTCGATTATTTGGGGTTGGATGTTTAACACAGAGTACGGCGTTCTAAACTATATACTCTCTTTGCTTGGTATCGAAGGACCAAGCTGGCTGATTGATCCTACGTGGGCCATTTTTATTATTGTCATCGCAAGTGCCTGGGGAGTAGGGACGATGATGCTGATTTTCTATACAGATATTAAAGGAATACCGAAAGAAATGTATGAGGCTGCATCCATTGATGGAGCGGGGCCTATCAGACAATTTATTAGTATTACGATTCCTACCATTACACCAACGATTCTATTTAATGTGATTACATCCGTTATTGCAGCCTTACAGCAATTAACGTTAGTGCTGCTGTTAACCGGCGGCGGACCATTAAAATCTACTTATTTTTATGGATTATTTGTCTATAACAATGCCTTTAAACACCATGAACTGGGTTATGCAAGTGCAAACGCATGGTTTATGTTTATCATCATCCTGCTACTAACATTATTAATCTTTAAATCATCCTCTGCATGGGTATTCTATGAGGCTGAGGTTAAAAGGGAAAGAAAAGGAGGTAAAAAGTAA
- a CDS encoding leucine-rich repeat domain-containing protein, whose amino-acid sequence MRNRKGIHFSIVLVLLFSLFSPFASLKTYAALGLDLLDVTEKQNSTVLVWQVANDEGEELTNYELIKNGEAVNIEPVLLNESAEDNVRRYSYEDQDVERNTLYTYEIAAYPSTGEKVVSAPMEHTFVGQANDVQINTAEATDADVVTTNIKVVTDQGNIPLDFVFFIEGVNEEGSEVSYYGYLDEEGFFVNSESESRDIELPAGTYSLFTENYSTGEEIRVDFTIESGKDYVTNPIEIVLPDDQMVLKKMIQIEGTTDQSISIGWDGPYDSKGVKKYLVYLNGEFVDEITDPYTTTYTFSELSPETLYQVRVDYFYKDGTTESVSADVTTSAIPTGEVVTFADENLKNAIKNQLKINHRDLYTDDMEKLTSLDASFAEITDLSGLELAVNLVELMLYGNQIEDLSPLANLTNLVHLDLDENLVTSLDDLRMLVNLENLFLAFNQVEDIQVLTELPKLTYVTLYGNDGLDFSKGSEDFEVLKDLIEAGVTVDWGSETYEIFIREVTENSIGVEFSFPGVADLISGYQLYLNGEFVTEIPVGENFYELTGLESLIEYEIRVDAVDEAGFVWGSAYSYVSTLPVPAGEIVQFKDLALEEAVRDSLHIYSRDLYESDMSVLTSLDATDRGIEELDGLELAINLQVLVLDSNSIRNLKPITGLSNLLFLSLSDNQLSDISGLGALTNLESLILDDNEIKDIRILSSFSKLMMLFLQGNKIEDITPLTGLNIEFLNIGFNEIEDISSLLTLENLQVVLLMKNRLDLTEGSEALSVIEKLEANGVTVMYEYLDISVDQVTENSIELSWEPVTKDGYEDYRYFIIVDGEEVATDLEESSYILTDLSPDTEYKIEIVGLNEEFERVIYGTTVVTTAAGEDEPGDGTDESGEGTDPVGEDKTPDGQVTENGSTPDKNEGQKPGSSLPNTATNSYNLLVIGFGIVAAGIIFFVVKRRKLGK is encoded by the coding sequence TTGCGCAATCGAAAAGGGATTCATTTTTCTATCGTACTCGTATTATTATTTTCGTTGTTTAGTCCGTTTGCTAGTTTGAAGACCTATGCTGCTTTAGGGTTGGATTTATTGGATGTTACGGAGAAACAGAACTCTACTGTTCTTGTTTGGCAAGTGGCGAATGACGAGGGAGAAGAACTAACAAACTACGAATTAATCAAAAATGGTGAAGCAGTGAACATTGAGCCAGTCCTATTAAATGAATCGGCTGAAGACAATGTAAGAAGGTATTCCTACGAAGATCAAGATGTCGAAAGAAATACTTTGTATACATACGAAATTGCTGCCTACCCATCCACGGGTGAAAAAGTAGTTAGTGCGCCGATGGAACATACTTTTGTTGGACAAGCAAATGATGTTCAAATTAACACGGCAGAGGCCACTGATGCAGATGTCGTCACAACAAATATCAAAGTGGTGACAGACCAAGGAAATATTCCTTTGGATTTTGTTTTTTTCATTGAGGGTGTTAACGAAGAGGGTTCTGAAGTGAGTTATTATGGGTATTTGGATGAGGAAGGCTTTTTTGTAAACTCCGAATCTGAGTCCCGTGACATCGAACTTCCAGCAGGAACTTACAGTTTGTTTACTGAAAACTACTCAACAGGTGAAGAGATTAGAGTTGATTTCACCATTGAGAGCGGGAAGGATTATGTAACAAATCCTATTGAAATCGTGTTGCCTGACGATCAAATGGTACTGAAAAAGATGATCCAGATTGAAGGAACAACGGATCAATCTATTTCAATCGGGTGGGATGGTCCTTACGATTCCAAAGGAGTAAAAAAATACCTTGTTTATTTAAATGGCGAGTTCGTTGATGAAATTACCGATCCATACACTACGACTTATACGTTTTCAGAATTATCGCCTGAAACGTTATACCAGGTAAGAGTAGACTACTTCTACAAGGATGGAACAACTGAGTCCGTAAGTGCAGATGTCACTACATCAGCGATTCCAACAGGCGAAGTCGTTACTTTTGCTGATGAAAATCTAAAAAATGCGATCAAAAATCAATTAAAAATCAATCATCGTGACCTTTACACAGATGATATGGAAAAGTTGACTTCTTTAGATGCCAGCTTTGCTGAGATTACGGATTTATCAGGTCTTGAGTTAGCTGTCAATCTTGTTGAGCTTATGCTTTATGGTAACCAGATTGAAGATCTCTCACCGCTTGCGAACCTGACAAATTTAGTGCATCTAGATTTAGATGAGAATTTAGTTACGAGTCTTGATGATTTAAGGATGTTAGTTAACCTTGAGAACTTGTTCTTGGCCTTTAATCAAGTTGAAGATATTCAAGTCCTTACTGAACTTCCGAAACTCACTTATGTGACGTTATACGGTAACGACGGTCTTGACTTTTCAAAGGGTTCAGAGGATTTTGAGGTATTAAAAGACCTTATCGAAGCAGGTGTTACGGTTGATTGGGGTTCTGAAACCTACGAAATATTCATTCGGGAAGTTACCGAAAATTCGATTGGAGTCGAATTTAGTTTCCCAGGAGTGGCTGATCTCATAAGCGGGTATCAGCTTTACCTTAATGGTGAGTTCGTGACAGAAATTCCAGTTGGTGAAAATTTTTATGAGTTAACGGGTCTTGAGTCATTGATAGAATACGAGATTAGGGTAGATGCTGTCGATGAAGCTGGTTTTGTTTGGGGAAGTGCTTATTCTTATGTGAGCACACTGCCTGTACCAGCTGGTGAGATTGTTCAGTTTAAGGACCTGGCTCTGGAAGAAGCGGTACGTGATTCCTTGCATATTTACTCACGTGATTTATACGAGAGTGATATGAGTGTTTTAACAAGCTTGGATGCTACAGACCGGGGGATTGAGGAGCTCGACGGATTAGAGTTGGCAATCAATCTTCAGGTATTGGTGCTGGATTCTAACTCGATTCGTAATCTTAAGCCAATAACTGGGTTATCCAATTTACTCTTTTTATCGTTAAGTGATAATCAACTGTCAGACATTTCAGGTTTAGGTGCGTTAACCAACCTGGAATCGTTAATACTGGATGACAATGAAATAAAGGATATTCGTATTCTATCTTCTTTTTCAAAGCTTATGATGCTGTTCTTGCAAGGGAATAAAATAGAGGATATTACTCCGTTGACAGGCTTGAATATTGAATTTCTTAACATCGGCTTTAATGAAATTGAAGATATATCAAGTTTACTAACATTAGAGAATTTACAAGTTGTCCTACTAATGAAGAATCGCCTTGATTTAACGGAAGGTTCTGAAGCTCTTTCTGTAATTGAGAAATTGGAAGCTAATGGGGTCACGGTCATGTATGAATATCTCGATATTTCCGTCGATCAAGTAACCGAGAATTCTATTGAATTGAGCTGGGAGCCTGTTACGAAGGATGGCTACGAGGATTACCGCTACTTTATCATAGTAGATGGTGAGGAAGTAGCAACGGATTTAGAGGAGTCTTCCTATATCTTAACGGATCTTTCTCCGGATACGGAGTATAAGATTGAAATCGTTGGATTAAACGAGGAATTTGAACGTGTCATTTACGGAACAACCGTTGTCACTACGGCTGCAGGTGAAGATGAACCTGGAGATGGAACGGATGAATCAGGTGAAGGGACTGATCCTGTTGGAGAAGATAAGACTCCAGATGGTCAAGTAACGGAAAATGGTTCGACTCCTGATAAAAATGAAGGACAAAAACCAGGAAGCAGCTTACCAAACACAGCAACTAACAGCTATAACCTGTTAGTTATTGGATTTGGAATTGTTGCGGCTGGAATTATTTTCTTTGTTGTCAAACGGAGAAAATTAGGTAAATAG
- a CDS encoding trehalase family glycosidase, producing MKLDIKEIPFSRFGSYFCISQEKDSEEVYIRDVHGGDDAPSKLFKIELVKDGVEREFEVQASEVSLTFCLKDDPEPVVEMIISEEDELHIDVQDVEFRLRATKGKYDSLMELEDGMYEYHIYPKELKVMILNLTGDMSVEAPWNIIGNDFIDMRMSNGHFVLESYRTVYQKKEYLPFSQGKEQVERLYKEWFQSMNPGKTEAKYLPSLEKAAYITWSSIVHPDGVLKDYAMYMSKLWMYNIWSWDNCFNALNLGEKYPELAYAQLKIFMDTQDESGVYPDFVNDKFISYNCIKPPVFAYIYEQLMEKNDYFKVEQRLRTVYESTKKVMNYFDDYRTYQGRLPHYKHGNDSGWDNGSLFHVGMPVEAPDLASFFIRTNDILSSFAEALGENEEAIKFKEKADSLFTLLLERLYDEQGFYGRVGKNSEKIEIRTSLILRLPVIIGYRFNKSVMDSLVSDLEANFETAYGLATESLTSNLYQENGYWLGPIWAPVTYLFIDALKKNGYVEAGNRLRDKFLDLTLVGGMAENFDPINGKGLVDTSFTWTSSVFLLLLSDKVRGD from the coding sequence ATGAAATTAGACATTAAAGAAATACCTTTTTCCAGATTTGGATCCTATTTTTGCATCTCACAAGAAAAGGATTCAGAGGAAGTATATATTCGAGACGTTCATGGCGGCGATGATGCCCCATCAAAACTTTTCAAGATAGAACTAGTAAAAGACGGTGTGGAAAGGGAATTTGAAGTACAGGCTTCAGAGGTATCCTTAACCTTCTGTTTAAAAGATGATCCTGAACCTGTTGTGGAAATGATCATCTCTGAGGAAGATGAACTTCATATTGACGTGCAAGATGTAGAATTTAGATTGAGAGCAACAAAGGGAAAGTATGATTCCTTAATGGAATTGGAAGATGGGATGTACGAATACCACATCTATCCTAAGGAATTAAAGGTAATGATTCTGAACCTGACTGGTGACATGTCCGTTGAGGCACCTTGGAATATTATCGGCAATGATTTTATCGATATGCGGATGAGTAATGGACACTTTGTCCTCGAAAGCTATCGAACGGTCTATCAAAAAAAGGAATACCTTCCTTTTAGCCAAGGAAAAGAACAAGTAGAACGGCTTTATAAGGAATGGTTTCAGTCTATGAATCCGGGAAAGACAGAGGCTAAATATCTGCCTTCCTTGGAGAAGGCAGCGTATATTACTTGGTCGAGCATCGTCCATCCTGATGGTGTACTAAAGGATTATGCGATGTATATGTCGAAGCTTTGGATGTATAATATTTGGTCTTGGGATAACTGTTTTAACGCCTTGAATTTAGGGGAAAAGTACCCTGAACTCGCCTATGCCCAATTAAAGATTTTTATGGATACTCAAGATGAGTCTGGTGTCTATCCAGATTTTGTGAATGATAAATTCATCTCGTACAACTGTATTAAGCCCCCTGTTTTTGCATACATTTATGAACAGTTAATGGAAAAAAATGATTACTTTAAGGTTGAGCAACGCTTAAGAACGGTCTATGAGTCTACAAAAAAAGTAATGAACTATTTTGATGACTATCGCACCTATCAGGGCAGGCTGCCACACTATAAACATGGAAATGATTCAGGTTGGGATAATGGATCGTTATTTCATGTCGGAATGCCTGTCGAAGCACCCGACCTGGCTAGTTTCTTCATTCGTACGAATGATATCCTCTCCTCCTTTGCAGAAGCTTTGGGTGAAAATGAGGAAGCGATAAAATTTAAAGAGAAAGCAGACAGCCTGTTTACTCTTCTATTAGAGAGACTTTATGATGAGCAAGGTTTTTACGGACGCGTTGGTAAGAATAGTGAAAAAATAGAGATTCGAACCAGTTTAATTTTGCGTCTTCCAGTCATCATTGGCTATCGATTTAATAAAAGTGTCATGGATTCCTTAGTATCTGACCTTGAAGCAAACTTTGAAACAGCCTATGGCTTAGCTACCGAGAGTTTAACGAGTAATTTATATCAGGAAAATGGGTATTGGCTTGGTCCGATTTGGGCTCCCGTTACGTATCTCTTTATCGATGCGTTAAAAAAGAATGGCTACGTAGAGGCTGGAAATCGCTTGCGTGATAAGTTCCTCGATCTTACCTTAGTGGGGGGGATGGCGGAAAACTTTGATCCGATTAATGGCAAGGGGTTAGTGGATACATCCTTTACCTGGACATCGAGTGTATTTTTATTGCTTTTAAGCGATAAAGTGAGGGGGGATTAA
- a CDS encoding glycoside hydrolase family 2 TIM barrel-domain containing protein → MKRWENIHLTALNRLPAHTDFYRYSEFNEALTFIKENRKGYASLDGDWKFLFLAAPEFSPVNFEAADFEIDRLDDIVVPSCWQLKGYGKMHYTDVLYPFPINPPFVPQENPTGIYFKDIELEDIKEAEKIIIKFNGVDSAFDLYVNGVHAGYSKGSRMPSEFDLTDYVKNGKNRVTVRVYQFSDGTYLEDQDMWWLSGIFRSVELYRVNQDTLEDVTIETLPDDDFKDFTLVLSGRFLTSTVTGMTVKLFQKEKEIDCFPVEVVNGEFRVLRKMVNPLLWNAEEPNLYRATLEYEFVNGEKEYVPLRFGVRSIDIVDNEMRVNGKRIFFNGVNRHDFNPVMGRTVTYEDMLQDVILMKQHNINAVRTAHYPNNDVFYDLCDEYGLYVIDEADLECHGFENTGNYNWLSDNELWEKQYVDRAVRMVKRDRNHPSVIIWSLGNESGAGRNFTAMYQAIKEIDPTRLVHYEGDRVAAYSDMYTTMYTRLDALEEIGKDAEGKKPHILCEYGHAMGNGPGGLTEYQDVMRKYPRLQGGFVWEWYDHGIETIDKDGNTYYLYGGNFGDFPTNGNFCIDGLVFPDRTPSPGLIEYKKVIEPIVTEAVDLPRLKIRVKNRYDFRNLEDIQLHITVKSFDRVIEEKSISLPSIHAQEVMEITLPVNLEEALTYEDVRIGLSYSEPDSTLYAGEGHLITSESFLLESTKIIKQVVSNHRKSETTIDIVEDQTQLMVHSDRFKAVFSKVHGVLLSYQIDGEEIINKGPELTLWRAIIDNDMYKKDDWINKYFLKNAKEQFVSLAYVVNEDYIDIEIKKYLSSVNQAWGFELHYHYRITQDGVLNLHLKGYKVIRGKEIPEMLPRIGLTMHLNNEYDDVTWYGRGDSESYQDSKRSQSIGLYRKSVEEMHTDYVYPQENGSRCDTSFLALTKGNQSILVNFKELRDFTIHDYETSALEEATHRGTIKKSPYNVLTIDYKQSGLGSNSCGEEQLPSYRAAIEDFEIGMEIRKIHSDGLVAESKFFRAR, encoded by the coding sequence ATGAAGAGATGGGAAAATATCCATCTTACAGCACTAAACAGGCTTCCGGCACATACTGATTTTTATAGATACAGTGAATTCAATGAGGCTCTTACATTCATAAAGGAAAATAGAAAAGGCTATGCATCACTTGATGGAGATTGGAAGTTTTTATTTTTAGCGGCACCGGAATTTTCGCCTGTTAATTTTGAAGCAGCAGACTTTGAGATTGATCGTTTGGATGATATTGTTGTGCCTTCTTGCTGGCAGTTGAAGGGTTATGGAAAAATGCACTATACCGATGTATTGTACCCCTTTCCAATTAATCCTCCCTTTGTTCCACAGGAAAATCCGACAGGGATTTACTTCAAGGATATTGAGTTAGAGGATATAAAGGAAGCGGAAAAAATCATCATAAAATTTAATGGTGTGGATTCAGCCTTCGATCTCTATGTGAATGGGGTTCATGCAGGCTACAGTAAGGGATCGAGAATGCCGTCGGAATTTGACCTCACAGATTACGTGAAAAACGGAAAAAATAGAGTAACCGTTCGCGTTTACCAATTTTCAGATGGTACCTACTTAGAAGACCAAGATATGTGGTGGCTTTCAGGGATCTTTAGAAGTGTAGAGTTGTATCGAGTAAATCAAGATACACTTGAGGATGTTACGATTGAAACCCTCCCGGATGACGATTTTAAAGATTTCACGCTAGTCTTAAGCGGAAGGTTTTTGACGAGTACTGTTACCGGAATGACCGTGAAGCTTTTTCAAAAGGAAAAAGAGATTGATTGCTTTCCTGTTGAAGTTGTAAATGGCGAGTTCCGGGTATTGAGGAAAATGGTCAATCCATTATTATGGAATGCCGAGGAACCTAACCTATATCGTGCTACACTGGAGTATGAATTTGTCAATGGGGAAAAGGAATACGTTCCCTTACGATTCGGAGTAAGATCGATTGATATTGTTGATAATGAAATGAGAGTGAATGGAAAGAGAATTTTCTTTAACGGTGTCAATCGGCATGATTTTAACCCTGTCATGGGCAGGACCGTCACTTATGAAGACATGCTTCAGGATGTCATTTTAATGAAACAGCATAATATCAATGCGGTTCGAACCGCCCATTATCCAAATAATGATGTTTTCTATGATCTTTGTGACGAGTATGGACTCTATGTGATTGATGAAGCGGATCTTGAATGCCATGGCTTTGAGAACACAGGGAATTATAACTGGTTAAGTGACAATGAACTGTGGGAAAAGCAGTATGTCGATCGGGCCGTCAGGATGGTGAAACGAGATCGAAATCATCCTAGTGTGATTATTTGGTCGTTAGGGAATGAATCAGGTGCAGGCAGAAACTTCACCGCTATGTATCAGGCAATCAAAGAAATTGATCCTACTCGATTGGTCCATTATGAAGGAGATCGGGTTGCGGCCTATAGTGATATGTATACGACGATGTACACTAGATTGGATGCATTGGAAGAGATCGGCAAGGATGCTGAAGGGAAAAAGCCACATATTTTATGTGAATATGGCCATGCGATGGGAAATGGACCAGGGGGCCTGACAGAGTATCAAGACGTAATGAGGAAATACCCGAGGTTACAGGGCGGATTCGTCTGGGAATGGTATGACCATGGAATCGAAACGATAGATAAAGATGGAAATACCTATTATTTATACGGCGGCAATTTTGGGGATTTTCCTACGAATGGAAACTTCTGTATTGACGGCCTGGTGTTTCCTGATCGGACACCATCACCTGGACTGATAGAATATAAAAAAGTGATTGAACCGATTGTAACCGAAGCGGTAGACCTTCCACGCCTAAAAATTAGAGTTAAAAACAGATATGATTTTAGAAACCTGGAAGATATTCAGCTACATATTACCGTCAAATCTTTTGATCGGGTAATTGAAGAAAAGAGTATCTCCCTGCCGAGTATTCACGCCCAGGAAGTAATGGAAATCACCTTACCTGTCAATCTTGAAGAAGCATTAACCTACGAGGATGTTCGCATTGGGTTAAGTTATTCAGAACCGGACAGTACACTGTATGCAGGTGAAGGCCATCTCATAACCAGCGAAAGTTTCTTACTCGAATCGACAAAGATAATCAAACAAGTGGTAAGTAATCATCGTAAGTCAGAAACAACGATTGACATCGTGGAAGATCAAACACAGCTGATGGTGCATTCGGATCGATTTAAAGCTGTCTTTTCGAAGGTTCATGGTGTTCTCTTATCCTATCAAATAGATGGGGAAGAGATTATCAATAAGGGGCCAGAACTTACACTTTGGAGAGCGATCATCGATAATGATATGTATAAGAAAGATGATTGGATAAATAAGTACTTTTTAAAAAATGCGAAGGAACAATTTGTTTCCCTTGCCTATGTAGTAAATGAAGATTATATAGATATTGAGATTAAAAAATATCTATCTAGTGTGAATCAAGCCTGGGGCTTTGAGCTTCACTATCATTATCGAATCACTCAGGATGGAGTCTTAAATCTCCACTTGAAAGGCTATAAAGTGATTAGAGGAAAAGAAATCCCTGAAATGCTGCCAAGAATCGGACTAACCATGCATCTAAACAACGAGTATGATGATGTGACTTGGTATGGACGAGGAGATTCGGAGAGTTACCAGGATAGCAAGAGAAGCCAAAGTATTGGCCTTTACCGTAAAAGTGTAGAGGAAATGCATACGGATTATGTCTATCCGCAGGAGAATGGGTCAAGATGTGATACCTCATTCTTAGCATTAACGAAGGGAAATCAATCGATTTTAGTTAATTTTAAGGAATTAAGAGATTTCACTATTCATGACTATGAAACGAGTGCATTAGAGGAAGCAACACATCGCGGCACTATTAAAAAGTCACCATATAATGTGCTAACCATCGATTATAAACAAAGTGGTCTGGGAAGCAATAGCTGTGGAGAGGAACAACTTCCAAGCTACAGAGCAGCAATAGAAGACTTTGAAATCGGGATGGAAATAAGGAAGATTCACAGTGACGGCCTGGTTGCGGAAAGTAAATTTTTTAGAGCGAGATAA
- a CDS encoding sugar ABC transporter substrate-binding protein, which produces MRLSKTKLFFLFTIITMLLLSACSSKGSNGETAKDGKNTIRFATWDVGDDVELQQKLIDQFNTENSDIEVVLEAYGGEYDTKITAGIGAKDAPDIMYMWNYPQYKDALEPLDSYIKDRGEEYKSNFYETLWNYNSVDGDIYGLPVGYTTHVVYYNKDLFDAKGLEYPQAGWTWDDLQETAKKLTDKDKKITGFAFPGQPDPYDFEMYLWGNGASYVDSKGNLDGNLNSDKSIETFTMFQDMLEKEIAITTEGWGDTEMKSGKVGMFINGAWYLTAFEEAGINYGVVEIPGFGVNPGASIVSSSGIAMSKDSKNKEAAFKFMEFWTGEQANKERISFELPVLKSVVESEKLQEDPIKQVFYSMLEQSEGYTPTSFIIDDWSKLSEDLSLTFEQIFNPSTRFEPEEALNSVVK; this is translated from the coding sequence ATGAGGTTATCTAAAACGAAACTATTTTTTCTTTTTACTATCATAACCATGTTACTTTTATCAGCATGTAGCTCAAAAGGTTCGAACGGGGAAACAGCTAAAGATGGAAAGAATACGATCAGATTTGCGACTTGGGATGTTGGTGATGATGTTGAGTTGCAGCAAAAGCTAATTGATCAATTCAATACAGAGAATTCTGATATAGAAGTAGTTTTAGAGGCTTACGGTGGGGAATATGACACTAAAATCACGGCAGGTATCGGAGCGAAGGATGCTCCAGATATCATGTATATGTGGAATTACCCTCAATATAAGGATGCTTTGGAGCCACTCGATTCTTATATAAAAGATAGAGGCGAAGAGTATAAGAGTAATTTCTATGAAACATTATGGAATTATAACTCCGTGGATGGGGATATTTACGGACTTCCAGTAGGTTATACGACGCATGTTGTTTACTATAATAAAGATTTATTTGATGCAAAAGGGCTGGAATACCCACAAGCTGGCTGGACATGGGATGATCTTCAGGAGACAGCAAAGAAGCTGACAGATAAAGATAAGAAAATCACAGGTTTTGCCTTCCCAGGACAGCCGGATCCATACGATTTTGAAATGTATTTATGGGGCAATGGTGCTTCCTATGTAGATAGTAAAGGGAATTTAGATGGTAACCTGAATTCAGACAAATCAATTGAAACATTTACTATGTTCCAAGATATGTTGGAAAAGGAAATTGCGATAACAACAGAAGGCTGGGGCGACACTGAAATGAAATCAGGCAAGGTAGGTATGTTTATTAACGGTGCTTGGTACCTTACCGCCTTTGAAGAAGCTGGAATTAATTACGGTGTAGTTGAAATCCCAGGATTTGGAGTTAACCCTGGTGCAAGTATTGTTAGTTCTTCTGGTATTGCTATGTCGAAGGATTCCAAGAATAAAGAAGCTGCTTTTAAATTTATGGAGTTTTGGACAGGTGAACAGGCAAATAAAGAAAGAATTTCCTTTGAACTTCCAGTCCTAAAGAGTGTGGTTGAGTCGGAAAAACTTCAAGAGGATCCAATTAAACAGGTATTTTACTCGATGCTGGAACAAAGTGAAGGATACACACCAACATCATTTATTATTGATGACTGGAGCAAGTTATCAGAGGATTTGAGTTTAACCTTTGAACAAATATTTAACCCAAGTACACGATTTGAGCCTGAAGAAGCTTTAAATAGTGTAGTCAAGTAG